Proteins encoded in a region of the Teredinibacter purpureus genome:
- a CDS encoding cyclic nucleotide-binding domain-containing protein: protein MGLLQGAVMHHSEQEEDDLLNASGALVPLKAMKRNFLEDLFLRAETQTVFAQDIIFDIDSYDNQHVYLLFGEVELHYRSGHKEHIQAALNQLPLAQEQPRQCRAVALTDATVLRIDSDQLDRTLSWSQIAQYLMSEVSLQRDLDEDLDWMHTVLNSNLFYKVPPVNVEQIFSRLTPMVVHSGEVILRQGEIGDCCYFIKDGSATVTHYNEANKSIEKVADIAAGRCFGEDSLVYEQARNATITMSSDGVLMRLEKTDFLLLLKEAVVDEVSDKDLVNMAEQPILVDVRTEEEYSAGHFALSANIPLNLLSIKKRLLLPEKAYVFYCNSGRRSRAAAYLLGKQGYNVLALKGGIDGDSLSNQLVTEPGYIIRDGELISGQ, encoded by the coding sequence ATGGGATTGTTACAAGGCGCCGTAATGCATCATTCAGAACAAGAAGAAGACGATTTGCTTAATGCATCAGGAGCACTTGTTCCCTTAAAAGCAATGAAGCGAAACTTTTTAGAAGATCTTTTCTTGCGTGCAGAAACACAAACGGTTTTCGCGCAAGACATCATCTTTGATATTGATAGTTATGATAATCAACATGTTTACCTCTTGTTTGGTGAAGTAGAATTACACTATCGCTCGGGTCATAAAGAACATATTCAAGCGGCGTTAAACCAACTCCCGTTAGCGCAAGAGCAACCACGTCAATGTCGAGCAGTTGCCTTAACCGATGCAACGGTATTAAGGATTGATAGTGATCAACTTGACCGAACACTTAGCTGGAGTCAAATAGCACAATATTTAATGTCCGAGGTTTCTCTGCAGCGTGATCTTGATGAGGATCTCGACTGGATGCATACGGTATTAAACTCAAACCTTTTTTATAAAGTGCCGCCGGTTAATGTGGAGCAAATATTTTCTCGCCTCACGCCAATGGTGGTGCATAGTGGTGAGGTAATTCTTAGGCAAGGCGAGATAGGGGATTGCTGTTACTTTATTAAAGACGGTAGCGCTACGGTTACTCACTACAATGAAGCCAATAAAAGCATAGAGAAAGTTGCCGATATTGCAGCAGGGCGTTGTTTTGGCGAAGATTCTTTGGTGTACGAGCAGGCACGAAACGCAACAATCACGATGAGTTCTGATGGTGTGTTAATGCGGCTGGAGAAAACAGATTTTCTATTATTATTAAAAGAAGCTGTCGTTGACGAAGTCAGCGACAAGGATCTGGTCAATATGGCGGAGCAGCCAATCCTTGTGGACGTGCGAACCGAAGAAGAGTATTCCGCAGGGCATTTTGCACTGTCTGCGAATATTCCGCTTAACTTGCTCAGTATAAAAAAACGCTTGTTGCTACCAGAAAAAGCGTATGTATTTTACTGTAATTCCGGGCGACGCAGTCGAGCAGCCGCCTATTTACTGGGTAAGCAAGGTTATAATGTCCTAGCGCTAAAGGGGGGGATTGATGGCGATAGCCTCTCGAATCAGCTTGTTACGGAGCCGGGTTATATCATTCGAGACGGCGAATTAATTTCTGGCCAATAG
- a CDS encoding flavin reductase family protein, with amino-acid sequence MTEVSGDTTTTMFDGMRRLLSGVTVITANNSKGERFAMTASSVTSVSAEPPSLLVCINRQATLDHAILETQFFCVNVLAPKHKQISINCATPEAGDSRFEHGHWQQDSKTGLFYLGDAQAVFICSKKATFEYGTHNIVVGDVTTTLIDASEVSVLGYLNGSYLEL; translated from the coding sequence ATGACCGAAGTATCAGGCGACACAACCACTACAATGTTTGATGGCATGCGCCGGTTGTTATCCGGCGTTACCGTGATTACGGCTAATAATTCTAAAGGCGAGAGATTTGCTATGACAGCGTCATCTGTCACGTCTGTTTCAGCCGAACCTCCTTCGTTATTGGTGTGTATTAATCGCCAAGCAACGTTGGATCATGCAATTTTGGAGACCCAGTTTTTCTGCGTCAATGTTCTTGCGCCAAAGCATAAGCAAATCTCCATCAATTGCGCTACACCGGAGGCCGGCGATAGTCGATTCGAACATGGGCACTGGCAGCAAGACTCAAAAACAGGTTTGTTCTATTTAGGTGATGCACAGGCTGTTTTTATCTGCAGTAAGAAAGCGACATTCGAATATGGCACTCACAATATTGTGGTGGGCGATGTGACTACAACGTTAATCGATGCAAGCGAGGTAAGTGTACTGGGCTACTTGAACGGAAGCTATCTAGAACTCTAA
- a CDS encoding sodium/proline symporter, producing the protein MTYSFIGFLLCFTGIGLASAWYSRGTKEDYYLASGNIRPWLVGLSAVATNNSGYMFIGVIGYTYATGLASIWLMIGWIAGDFLASLYVHKRLRQATEKSGEISYAGVLSQWHGQEAPALQRVIGVISLLFLLTYAAAQMVAGGKALHVLLDWPLWSGSVAGAVLVSLYCFAGGIRASIWTDAAQSIVMIVAMATLLIVAVANLGGTSNAIEQMQSVDGFMDWFPKGLVFSGWVGGGLFIVSWLFAGFSVIGQPHIMVRFMTLNNAGNMRQAKLWYYFWFITFYAMATGVGMLARIYLSDVGLFDAELALPIMAQQLLPPILVGLILAGIFAAAMSTADSLVLSCSAAITHDILPHKIERTWVLKLTTVFITGLALLLALSNNQSVFNMVIMAWSGLASAFAPLLIMLCLGKKPSQTTSIIAVVLGFSVALLWRYAGLQALVYEGLPGIIAGLTVFFVSPIVRRKA; encoded by the coding sequence ATGACGTATTCGTTTATTGGGTTTTTACTCTGTTTTACAGGTATAGGTTTGGCCTCCGCATGGTATAGCCGCGGAACAAAAGAAGATTACTATCTTGCCAGCGGTAATATACGCCCTTGGCTCGTAGGTTTGTCGGCAGTGGCCACCAACAATAGCGGTTATATGTTTATTGGTGTCATTGGGTACACCTACGCAACGGGTCTTGCTTCCATCTGGCTTATGATAGGCTGGATAGCAGGCGATTTTTTAGCGTCACTTTACGTACATAAACGTTTACGGCAAGCCACCGAAAAAAGCGGTGAAATTAGCTATGCTGGCGTTCTTAGCCAGTGGCACGGCCAAGAAGCTCCAGCACTCCAGCGTGTAATCGGTGTAATCTCTCTTCTCTTTTTGCTCACCTATGCAGCGGCTCAAATGGTAGCCGGTGGTAAGGCGCTGCACGTTTTATTAGATTGGCCATTATGGTCTGGTTCTGTGGCGGGCGCCGTTCTCGTTAGCCTCTACTGTTTTGCTGGCGGCATACGTGCATCCATTTGGACTGATGCCGCACAATCCATTGTCATGATAGTGGCCATGGCAACACTTCTAATTGTCGCCGTTGCAAATCTTGGCGGTACGTCGAACGCTATAGAACAAATGCAAAGTGTTGATGGTTTCATGGACTGGTTCCCAAAAGGCTTAGTATTTTCTGGTTGGGTGGGTGGAGGCTTATTTATTGTTAGCTGGTTATTCGCCGGCTTCTCTGTAATAGGGCAGCCCCATATTATGGTGCGCTTTATGACCCTTAATAATGCCGGAAACATGCGTCAAGCAAAACTCTGGTATTACTTTTGGTTTATTACGTTTTACGCCATGGCCACTGGTGTTGGTATGCTGGCCCGTATTTATTTATCGGATGTCGGGTTGTTTGATGCGGAACTGGCATTACCCATAATGGCACAGCAGCTATTGCCTCCTATTCTCGTTGGTTTGATACTTGCCGGTATATTTGCAGCCGCAATGTCAACCGCCGACTCACTCGTACTAAGTTGCTCAGCGGCCATCACCCACGATATTCTGCCACATAAAATTGAACGCACATGGGTTCTTAAGCTCACCACCGTCTTTATAACTGGCCTTGCATTGTTGCTCGCACTTTCAAATAATCAAAGCGTTTTTAACATGGTAATAATGGCCTGGTCGGGATTGGCTAGCGCCTTTGCACCGTTATTAATAATGCTGTGCTTAGGTAAAAAGCCCTCGCAAACCACCAGTATTATTGCTGTTGTTCTAGGGTTTTCCGTCGCGCTATTGTGGCGGTACGCTGGGTTGCAGGCTCTGGTGTATGAGGGCTTGCCCGGCATAATAGCCGGCCTAACAGTTTTCTTTGTATCGCCAATTGTTAGAAGAAAAGCGTAA
- a CDS encoding MarR family winged helix-turn-helix transcriptional regulator translates to MNSIQEVLVALRRVIRATDLHSKHLAKTTGLTAPQILLLQTIRDKGEVTIGELANEISLSQATVTSILDRLEKRELVFRERSKEDRRKVHAYLTDQATEILKEAPIPLQEHFARQFGDLQGWEQTMIISSLQRVAQMMDAQHIDAAPVLDIGVLDRQSTVMDKSETYPIKNED, encoded by the coding sequence TTGAATAGTATTCAAGAGGTGTTGGTAGCACTAAGGCGCGTAATTAGAGCCACCGACCTACACTCCAAACACTTAGCCAAAACTACAGGGCTTACTGCGCCGCAGATTTTGCTGCTACAAACCATCCGAGATAAGGGTGAAGTGACCATTGGCGAGCTAGCCAATGAAATAAGCCTTAGCCAGGCCACAGTAACCAGCATTCTAGATCGACTCGAAAAACGTGAACTCGTTTTTCGAGAGCGCTCCAAAGAAGATAGACGAAAAGTGCATGCCTATCTAACGGATCAGGCAACGGAAATACTGAAAGAGGCGCCCATACCACTGCAGGAGCATTTTGCTCGCCAATTTGGCGACCTTCAGGGCTGGGAGCAAACCATGATAATTTCGTCACTGCAGCGTGTTGCCCAAATGATGGATGCGCAACATATTGACGCTGCCCCCGTACTGGATATTGGTGTATTAGATCGACAAAGCACAGTCATGGACAAATCTGAAACCTACCCCATAAAGAACGAAGATTAA
- the ectA gene encoding diaminobutyrate acetyltransferase: MLYSQNIQLRMPVLEDGMPVYQLVQRCPPLDTNSSYCNVLQCGHFANTSVAAELDGELMGFVSGYIIAERPDTLFIWQVAVDDRTRGLGLASQMLSHILNRPCCSTVRYLETTITEDNQPSWRLFERLAKQLETLIQPSPWLDKQIHFKGQHESESLVRIGPFNCAQTRGIS; the protein is encoded by the coding sequence TTGCTTTACTCTCAAAATATCCAACTAAGAATGCCGGTACTAGAAGACGGTATGCCCGTTTACCAGCTCGTTCAACGCTGCCCACCGCTCGATACTAATTCCAGTTACTGCAACGTCCTGCAGTGCGGGCATTTCGCCAATACATCAGTTGCTGCCGAATTAGACGGCGAACTTATGGGTTTTGTTTCGGGCTACATTATTGCAGAACGACCAGACACGCTCTTTATCTGGCAAGTTGCGGTAGATGATCGTACTCGCGGGCTTGGCTTGGCGTCCCAGATGCTGTCACACATACTAAATCGTCCCTGCTGCAGCACTGTTAGGTACCTAGAAACCACCATCACAGAAGACAACCAGCCGTCGTGGCGATTATTTGAGCGCCTTGCAAAACAACTAGAGACTCTTATTCAGCCCTCACCGTGGTTAGATAAACAAATACATTTTAAGGGTCAGCACGAATCTGAATCGCTGGTTCGTATCGGCCCCTTTAATTGTGCCCAAACAAGAGGTATATCATGA
- a CDS encoding 1-aminocyclopropane-1-carboxylate deaminase/D-cysteine desulfhydrase, with protein sequence MPEASKLLVAKSLTQLLNYEPQHLAQMAPLQGIDLPSLSDAGVRLSLLRLDLMHERLSGNKLFKLYYHLKAYRALGQAIPIASFGGAYSNHLHALAVMGDMLGFPTIGIVRGDGFDCANATLNDLQRLGMQVHFVDRMRYRGRNSDELLTSLEHTLGKVFWVPEGGGGKLGIKGCIAIGRRLRALQADTIAVATGTGSTLAGIVAGLSFGTETPMARVSPVLGFSPLKKSSQWMSESVAESLPLVGCAARPSSWQVTDEFHFGGFGTFPVELNEYLHEFEYRTRVLLDPVYTAKMMYGIERLALRGFWPKGSHIVAVHTGGLQGRRGFHLKD encoded by the coding sequence GTGCCGGAAGCCTCAAAGTTGTTAGTGGCTAAGTCACTAACGCAACTCCTTAATTATGAACCACAACATCTCGCTCAAATGGCCCCCCTCCAAGGCATAGATCTGCCATCGCTTAGCGATGCAGGTGTGCGTCTAAGCCTACTGAGGCTCGATTTAATGCATGAGCGCCTTAGCGGAAATAAATTGTTTAAGCTGTACTACCATCTAAAAGCGTATAGAGCGCTCGGGCAAGCTATACCCATTGCCAGTTTTGGTGGTGCATACTCGAACCACTTGCATGCTTTAGCGGTAATGGGCGATATGCTTGGCTTCCCCACGATTGGCATCGTACGCGGTGATGGTTTTGATTGCGCTAATGCGACGCTAAACGATCTTCAGCGCCTCGGCATGCAGGTACATTTCGTTGATCGAATGCGCTATCGGGGGCGTAACAGTGACGAATTATTAACCTCGTTAGAGCACACATTAGGTAAGGTTTTTTGGGTGCCGGAAGGTGGTGGTGGCAAGCTAGGTATTAAAGGATGTATAGCCATTGGTCGACGATTGCGAGCTTTGCAGGCCGATACTATTGCTGTGGCAACGGGTACAGGCTCAACTTTAGCGGGTATTGTAGCGGGTTTGTCGTTTGGAACAGAAACACCAATGGCGCGTGTATCGCCGGTGCTTGGATTTAGCCCATTGAAAAAAAGTAGTCAATGGATGAGCGAATCCGTTGCTGAATCGCTACCGCTGGTTGGGTGCGCAGCTCGTCCTTCGTCTTGGCAGGTGACAGATGAGTTCCATTTCGGTGGTTTTGGGACGTTTCCCGTTGAATTAAACGAATATCTACATGAGTTCGAATACAGAACACGTGTATTATTGGACCCCGTGTACACCGCTAAGATGATGTACGGAATAGAGCGTTTGGCTCTAAGAGGTTTTTGGCCGAAAGGAAGTCATATTGTCGCGGTTCACACGGGTGGGCTGCAAGGTAGGCGTGGCTTCCACTTGAAAGACTAG
- a CDS encoding sodium:proton antiporter has translation MIFDHDELARAVLFFNDAGAIVKEMHYTEFEAILDNYVPSIDWAGQTAKSVCIDLDSKLRIRTAIFFTIGFNAKGEVDSTWNIPLDQLIGSAIRGPDLGAGPIRLVCASQCPIQYFKDSLWDPDMRSGKNHLSILSKAALRNKLSIQFREGPHEPAQAGSPPILNNELLEQKISGELRKEYASEFRNQTAQLLKDQRLRAATISNESKKSIASLKVDYSNRIEEYRTIIAEKNRTIEEERERNQALKETIDGQAMKIEGLREYFEHKLEKAEGQGAEHIHSLRDNHQAEIEAKITVATTELNEMLQMREVELMYRNEQERQLRDEISRLRKENEALMGNTNEGLLSKMVGKGISFVSYQPGAGHITIPFADIADYMTNSVAYAAAQCGVKEALYKAWLDHYQAPVCSAIDENGSICGENVPRITNPTDFHSGDEDRCSAHKEIKSAGSLKVVSG, from the coding sequence GTGATTTTCGACCATGATGAACTAGCTCGAGCCGTATTATTTTTTAACGATGCTGGAGCCATTGTCAAAGAAATGCATTATACGGAATTTGAGGCAATATTAGATAACTATGTACCCTCTATCGACTGGGCAGGTCAAACGGCAAAATCGGTGTGTATTGACCTTGATTCAAAGCTCCGTATTCGCACGGCCATCTTTTTTACAATCGGCTTTAACGCCAAGGGTGAAGTTGATAGTACGTGGAATATACCGTTAGACCAGTTAATTGGTAGTGCCATCAGAGGCCCTGATTTGGGTGCAGGCCCTATTCGTTTAGTGTGTGCTAGCCAATGCCCCATCCAATATTTTAAAGATTCCTTATGGGACCCGGATATGCGTTCGGGCAAAAACCATCTATCGATACTCTCTAAGGCCGCGCTGCGTAATAAGCTCTCCATTCAATTTAGGGAGGGGCCACACGAGCCTGCGCAGGCAGGCTCTCCCCCTATATTGAATAACGAACTATTAGAGCAAAAGATTAGCGGTGAGCTAAGAAAAGAGTATGCATCCGAATTTAGAAACCAGACAGCTCAGCTACTAAAGGATCAGCGTCTTCGCGCGGCAACAATAAGCAATGAAAGTAAAAAAAGTATTGCCTCTTTAAAGGTTGATTACAGCAATCGAATTGAGGAATACAGGACGATAATCGCTGAGAAGAACCGGACGATAGAAGAGGAGCGCGAGCGTAACCAAGCACTAAAAGAAACAATAGACGGCCAAGCAATGAAAATTGAGGGGCTGAGAGAATATTTTGAGCATAAGCTTGAGAAGGCTGAAGGGCAGGGAGCCGAGCATATTCATAGTCTCCGAGATAATCATCAAGCGGAAATTGAGGCCAAAATAACGGTTGCGACAACAGAACTGAACGAAATGTTGCAGATGCGTGAGGTAGAGCTTATGTATCGCAACGAGCAAGAGCGACAGCTTCGGGATGAAATTTCGCGCCTCAGGAAAGAAAACGAAGCGCTGATGGGCAATACAAATGAGGGGCTTCTTTCAAAAATGGTGGGCAAGGGTATTAGTTTTGTTAGCTATCAACCTGGCGCAGGGCACATTACAATACCGTTTGCCGATATAGCGGATTACATGACGAATTCAGTCGCCTACGCTGCCGCCCAATGTGGGGTGAAAGAAGCACTTTACAAAGCATGGCTCGACCATTATCAGGCACCTGTCTGCAGTGCTATCGACGAAAATGGCAGTATCTGTGGCGAAAACGTTCCCCGCATAACCAACCCAACCGATTTCCATAGTGGTGATGAAGATCGATGCAGTGCCCACAAAGAGATTAAAAGTGCCGGAAGCCTCAAAGTTGTTAGTGGCTAA
- the hemN gene encoding oxygen-independent coproporphyrinogen III oxidase, whose protein sequence is MPSTIRQLWDNELIRKHDLSGPRYTSYPTAPQFKEGFTQQQWLNAVETSNRSASPLSLYFHIPFCDTVCYYCGCNKIITANKALATPYVDAMMKEIQMQAHHIDTSRPVDQLHWGGGTPTYLSDNQMSLLMREINKHFTLHKDDSGEYGIEIHPQGVTPNRLKHLRQLGFNRLSMGVQDFDEHVQKAVNRFNSVEEVTELVNSARSLGFTSTSVDLIYGLPLQSTVSFGETLERVIDIRPDRISVFNYAHMPELFKTQKQIDARQLPEPQEKLQILYNSIERLLLAGYVYVGMDHFALPSDELAKAQSNKKLHRNFQGYATHGDCELFSFGVSSIASFGSMFIQNVKGVEEYYAAIENQELPTQKGIALSSDDHVRQHVISELICHFEVDFASVSALYGIRFKEYFAPELSSLAELEDDGLLSITAESLRVHSVGRILIRRICMAFDAYLNRSQLKQVRAPKYSRII, encoded by the coding sequence ATGCCAAGCACAATCCGCCAGTTATGGGATAACGAACTTATTCGAAAGCACGATTTATCGGGGCCTCGATACACTTCCTACCCCACCGCCCCTCAATTTAAAGAGGGTTTTACTCAGCAGCAGTGGCTAAACGCAGTCGAGACTAGTAACCGCTCGGCATCTCCGTTATCGCTTTATTTCCACATCCCCTTTTGTGATACCGTTTGCTATTACTGCGGCTGCAATAAGATCATTACCGCCAATAAAGCCTTAGCGACGCCCTATGTCGACGCGATGATGAAAGAAATACAGATGCAGGCTCATCATATCGACACCTCCCGCCCCGTCGACCAGCTTCACTGGGGCGGCGGTACTCCTACCTATTTAAGCGACAACCAAATGTCCTTATTGATGAGAGAGATCAATAAACATTTTACGCTACACAAGGATGATTCGGGCGAATATGGAATAGAGATACACCCTCAAGGCGTTACACCTAATCGACTAAAACATTTACGTCAGCTTGGCTTTAACCGCTTAAGTATGGGGGTTCAAGATTTTGACGAACACGTACAGAAGGCCGTCAATCGATTTAACAGCGTAGAAGAGGTTACTGAGCTGGTAAATTCTGCACGTTCACTCGGGTTTACATCAACAAGCGTTGACCTAATCTATGGGTTGCCACTGCAATCTACGGTCAGCTTTGGTGAAACACTTGAAAGAGTCATCGATATTAGGCCAGACCGCATATCTGTTTTTAATTACGCCCACATGCCAGAACTGTTTAAAACGCAAAAACAAATTGATGCTCGACAACTGCCAGAGCCACAAGAAAAACTCCAAATTTTGTATAACAGCATCGAACGGTTGCTATTGGCCGGTTACGTATATGTCGGGATGGACCACTTCGCCCTACCTTCAGATGAGTTAGCAAAAGCGCAATCGAACAAAAAACTCCACCGAAACTTTCAAGGCTACGCCACGCACGGTGACTGTGAGCTTTTTTCGTTTGGTGTATCGTCTATCGCATCATTTGGCTCTATGTTTATTCAAAATGTAAAAGGCGTAGAAGAATACTACGCCGCAATTGAAAACCAAGAGCTCCCCACTCAAAAAGGCATTGCGCTTTCGTCAGACGACCACGTTCGTCAGCACGTGATTTCAGAGCTTATTTGTCATTTTGAAGTAGATTTTGCTTCCGTAAGTGCGCTGTACGGTATCAGATTTAAAGAATATTTCGCGCCTGAACTGTCGTCACTCGCCGAATTAGAAGACGACGGCCTGCTCTCGATAACAGCAGAAAGCTTACGCGTCCATAGCGTTGGGCGCATACTTATTCGACGAATATGCATGGCATTTGATGCTTATCTCAACCGTTCGCAACTAAAACAGGTTAGAGCCCCAAAATACTCTCGCATCATATAG
- the ectB gene encoding diaminobutyrate--2-oxoglutarate transaminase: MKIFDEIESEVQSYARSFPRVFNRTKGELMWDSDGQEYLDFLAGAGTLNYGHNNELFKAPLLQYIEDDGIAHGLDMHTKAKGEFLQAFNDNILKARSMEYIMQFTGPTGTNAVEAAMKIARNVTGQQNIVTFTNGFHGVSLGSLAATGNSHHRDAAGVSLTGTHRMPYDGYLGDDIDTTEYLDKVLSDSSSGINSPAAVIVETVQGEGGINVASIEWLKNLQAVCRKHKILLIVDDIQAGCGRTGSFFSFEEAGIEPDIITLSKSLSGYGLPLAVVLMKPELDQWKPGEHNGTFRGNNLAFITARLAIEHYWKDNRFADETKRKGQYISARLEKIVNQYGEGNFSARGRGMFQGINCVNGEIAGEITRRAFKKGLIIETSGADDHVVKFLCALIISDENLKKGIDIVEESIREVCAKEDIPEEVVYFRAS, from the coding sequence ATGAAAATTTTCGATGAAATCGAATCAGAAGTACAAAGCTATGCTCGCTCATTCCCGCGCGTATTTAATCGCACCAAAGGCGAGCTTATGTGGGATTCGGATGGGCAAGAATATTTGGATTTCCTTGCAGGCGCAGGAACCTTAAATTACGGGCACAACAACGAGCTCTTTAAAGCACCGCTTCTTCAGTACATCGAAGACGATGGTATTGCACATGGCCTTGATATGCATACCAAGGCCAAGGGCGAATTTTTACAGGCGTTCAACGACAATATACTTAAGGCTCGCAGCATGGAATATATCATGCAATTTACGGGGCCTACGGGTACTAATGCTGTTGAAGCGGCCATGAAAATTGCACGCAATGTGACGGGGCAACAAAACATTGTCACGTTTACCAATGGCTTTCACGGTGTCAGCCTGGGTTCTTTGGCCGCAACGGGAAACTCGCACCACAGAGATGCCGCTGGTGTGAGCTTAACCGGCACCCATCGCATGCCTTACGATGGATATCTAGGGGATGATATCGATACCACAGAATACCTAGATAAAGTGCTTTCCGATTCCAGTAGTGGTATTAACTCTCCCGCAGCGGTAATTGTTGAAACAGTGCAAGGCGAGGGTGGGATTAACGTTGCGAGCATTGAATGGCTCAAGAACTTGCAGGCGGTATGTCGAAAGCACAAAATTTTATTAATAGTGGATGATATTCAAGCTGGCTGCGGCCGTACGGGTAGCTTTTTCAGCTTTGAAGAGGCTGGTATAGAGCCGGATATTATCACCCTGTCTAAATCCCTAAGTGGCTATGGGTTGCCTCTTGCAGTAGTACTAATGAAGCCGGAACTCGACCAATGGAAGCCCGGTGAGCATAACGGTACCTTCCGTGGTAATAACCTAGCCTTTATTACCGCAAGGTTGGCTATCGAGCATTATTGGAAAGATAATCGTTTCGCCGACGAAACCAAACGCAAAGGCCAATACATTTCAGCCCGTCTAGAAAAAATTGTAAATCAATACGGTGAAGGAAACTTTTCGGCGCGAGGGCGTGGCATGTTTCAAGGTATTAACTGTGTCAACGGTGAGATAGCCGGCGAAATTACTCGTCGAGCCTTTAAGAAAGGGTTAATCATCGAAACTAGTGGTGCCGACGATCACGTGGTTAAATTTTTATGTGCCTTAATTATTTCAGATGAAAATCTTAAAAAAGGCATTGATATTGTTGAAGAATCGATCCGCGAAGTCTGCGCAAAAGAAGATATTCCTGAAGAGGTTGTATATTTTAGAGCCAGTTAA
- a CDS encoding ectoine synthase translates to MIVRNLLKASQSNRKIVSPEGNWESTRLLLKEDNMGFSFHITTIYKGADFDMHYQNHLESVYCIAGEGEIETTADGKKYAISPGTVYALDKHDKHTLRAFEEMTMACVFNPPLNGKEVHNAEGAYELEAETIAE, encoded by the coding sequence ATGATCGTACGTAACCTATTAAAAGCCAGTCAGTCTAATCGAAAAATAGTATCGCCCGAGGGCAACTGGGAAAGTACGCGCCTTCTTCTCAAAGAAGATAATATGGGGTTCTCATTTCATATTACCACCATTTACAAAGGCGCCGATTTTGACATGCACTATCAAAACCACCTAGAGTCGGTTTATTGCATTGCAGGTGAAGGTGAAATAGAGACTACGGCTGACGGTAAGAAATACGCCATTTCACCCGGCACCGTTTACGCACTCGATAAGCATGACAAACACACGCTTCGAGCCTTTGAAGAAATGACCATGGCCTGTGTCTTTAATCCGCCGCTTAACGGCAAAGAGGTTCATAATGCCGAAGGCGCCTACGAATTAGAAGCCGAGACAATCGCCGAGTAA